The Streptococcus suis DNA window AACAAAGCAGATCCAAATGATTTTACCCTTACTGAAGTGAAGTAAGCATTCAATACGAATCAATACTTAAGGGCACCTCTAATAACTACCAATTAATTCACCTCTAAATGAAATTAGAAAAAAACACAGAAAACTAAGCATAGTCTACTGTGTTTTTCTTTATGTTACAGACGCCACTTGACTGTTTATTCTTATTTTAGACAGATTACCGCCATGTTTTGAGATTTAAACGTTTAACTTGTTCGTACCTCAATAAGTTATAAGTCAGATTTGTAAGGTCAGTATTTAAAACAGCTCGATCGAATCCAATAGAACGTAAACTAGAACCATGCATTGAATTTTCAACAAAGCCAAATACATGTTCAATACGGACACGTATTTTCGAAATGATTTTATTAAACATTTTATCGTCTGCCTTAAGAGATTTACAACGTGTGTTTTTAAGACAGGTAAAAAGTTCAGCACCTTTAGGTGTTGCTTGATTTTGATAAGCTGAGTCTGCCAAGGTGATCTCATCGGGATCAACAAGAACGCCTATTACTTGAGAATCATGCACATTTGCAGGCGTTGTTTGATAATTCTTTACGAATTTTGATTTGGTATCTATAGCAATATGATTTTTGTAGCCATAGTGTCTCTCATTACCTTTAATTGTCCAGCGAGCAGCTGTATCCTTCTGTGCTCTTTTGTTCTTCGTCCAATTCACTGGTACCCTATTTGCTTTAATCAATTCATTTTCGTCTTTTGGATTACGTTGTTTAGGCGCCTCTATGAATGTTGCATCAACAATCTGTCCTTTATGAGCGATCATCCCTTGTGATTCAAGTTTTTCTTGAAAGGCAGAAAAAAGCCAGTTTCCTCTATTAGATTTTGATAGCTGATTTCTAAAGTTCCAGATAGTCTTTGCGTCTGGTACCTTGTCATCAATCTTAAGGAATCTTCTAAACGAAATCCGGTCAATCATTTGATATTCCATTGCATCATCAGATAGATTGTATAAGCGTTGTAAAATTAGAATTTTCAACATCAAAACAAGGTCATAGGGCGGTCTACCACCATGAGATTTGTTTTATAAATCATACTTAAAAATCCGGTTAAGAGTTGGGCGAAAACACTCGAAATCAACCACTTTTTCTAGCCGCTCAAGAGGGTCTCCTTTTAAACTTAATTTTTCAAGATAGTCGCTATCTCCAAATAAATTCATCTTCAATACCTCGTTAGCTTATTTTTAATCTATTATACCTCTTTTCATACGTTTTTAGAGGTGCCCTATAAAGATTTTCTTTTTATTCTATTTTCTAGTAATTTATAATAAATATCATTAGCAAACAAAGTCAATAGAGCACCTAGTATCAAATACTTCATCTTAACTGGCATTTTATCTATACTAGAAAAAATATTATTTATTATATTTAAGTGTTCTTTCATCATCCGTTCCCTTCTTTTTTTATTATATCACTAAAAAAATAAAATACGGTATCTTAAAAAAATATTTCCGTAGATGATTTTATATAAAATATATTAAAAAATTTTTTAGATTATCTTACTTTTGATAATCAACTAAAATTAATATATACATCTTTTGTACAATACTCAAATACATTTGAGTACTCTAAAAAAGGCATATCTTGTATTTCTTCAATAACTTATTTTGTTCTAGAATTGTTCTAGTAAAGTCATTTATAAAATCTAATTTTTAGTAATAAAAGTTGGTTTTTATTTAGGTACTAAAAAAACGCTTTAAGAAGCGTTTTAAAAAGCATCATATTTCGTACTGTTTGCTTCAAGAGCTGTCTCAACCTTTGTTCTAAATTATCCTTTGATGGCTGTGACTATTTGTCCTGATATAGCTGTGATACTAGCTTTTTCCGTGCTGGCTGTAGTCACAATCATATTATCTTCATAAGTCTTATTAACTTCTCTTAAGTTCACTGTATGCGTAGTAAGCCACAAGACTATAGCCCAATAGTGCTATTAGTGATGATTCAATTCCAAATTGACCACCAGTTATTAAGAAGGACTTTGTTCTTAGTAAATAGTGACTAATGTTATAGGGATCGACTTTAGTTGATATTGTAAAGATACCACTAATAATCACACTATTCCATAATGAATGAACTAATGCATTATTCCATACAGTTTTACTCTCATAAGCAATAAGTGAAAACATAACACCTACCATTGTTCCAGCAAGCATCACTAATAAAATACTTAAAAGATTAAATGACATCCCAATGATATGAACTAGTCCAAAAAGTAAGGAGGGAATAACTATTGAAATCATCATTCCCCACTTTTCTTTAACTAAGGTCATGATAATACCACGAAAAACCATCTCCTCTACAAAACCTGCACCAAAACCTGTGAAAAAGATTCCTCGACTAATGACTGCTAAGGTTTCTAATGTGGACTTGTGAGTTGAAATAAAGTGACCAGGAATAGATAGATAAATAACTGTAACCACAACTGGTAATAATAAACCAATGATGACCCACTTCCACTTTACATGAAAATGTCCGATTCCAAAGTCATTTAAATTCCGATGAAAGAATTTTATCACGAATTGTTTCAGTAAAAAATAAGTTAAAAAAATATAAATGATTCCAGATATCGCAATTGAAATAAATTCTGGAACTTTAAAGAGAACTAACAGTGTTTCTATTAATTCAGCTGACACCTGTGAGAAAATGAGTATGAGTATGGATCCTATTATTCCTAAACTAACTTTTTTCGTCGTTAACAATTGATATCTCCTTATTATTTTAACTTACTAGCGTGATCAAAATCTTTTTATCAGTATATAATATTGTATTTAATAAAACAAACGATTTCTCATCATATACATCATTAATGGTGATTTTATATAAAATATTATTAATTGTCAAATTAAGTTAGACAATTCGGTTCTGTTGCAAAGTTTCAATACTGAGTACAAAAGTCCCATTCTGATACTTTGACTATGCTGGTATACCCATCAAAACTTTAATTTCAGTAGATACCGAAAAGCCGAAGAGCGTTCCATTTCTTCGGTTCTTTTTGTATATGCCTCTCAATGCTTCTATGCCCTTAATCGTAGTTGATGCAGTACGAAGACTTTGATAAAGTTTATTTCGACGTTTAACAGGTCTATGATCTTGCTCAATTAAGTTATTGAGATACTTGACCGTCCGGTGCTCAGTTTCGCTGTATAGCCCCTGCTTTTGTAACTTCCTAAAAGCACTAGCAATTGATGGTGCTTTATCTGTCACGATAACTTTCGGTTCCCCAAACTGCTTGTATAGTCGTTTAAAGAAAGCATAAGCAGACTGAGTATTTCTCTTTCGTCTTAGCCAAATATCCAGTGTCATGCCTTCTGAGTCGATTGCACGATAGAGATAATGCCACTTCCCTTTAATTTTAATATAAGTTTCGTCCATTTTCCACGAATAAAAGGACTGTCTATTTTTCTTTTTCCAGATTTGATAGATCAGCTTACCATATTCTTGAACCCAACGGTAAATTGTTGTGTGAGAAACGTTAATGCCACGATCATATAACATCTCTTGAACATCACGATAACTCAAATTATAGCGAAGATAATACCCAACAGAGATAATAATCACGTCTTTTTGGAATTGTTTGCCCTTAAAATGATTCATCTGTTGTCCTCGCATTCTTTTTTATTACATTTTACAATAAATCAGGTGTTATGGGGAACTTTGCAACAGAACCGTATGCCTTCTTCCCGGCACCATATTTGAACTCGGTGACGTCGGTGCACCATTTCTCGTCCGGTCGGGACGCGCTGAACTCTCGGTTCATCAGGTTCTCGGCCACGTGCTGCGGCGTTGACTTCTTATGCTTCTTCCGCTTCCGGCGGATGACCGATTGGATCCCATGGATATGCATCAAGCGATAGACTCGCTTTTCATTGAACGGGGACAGGCCTTGTTGCCGGCGCAGCCGGTTGATCGTCATCGTGATCCGACGGTACCCGTATGTGCCGTTCGCCTGGTCATAGAGTAGACGGATGTCCTCCAGAAGCTTCTCGTTCTCTTCTTGACGCACCGGTATGGTGCGATTCAACCATTTGTAATAGGCCGCCCGTGAGATGCCGGCGACTCGACAGAGGAGCACGATCGAAAGGGCCTCCTCTTCGTTCAATTCTTTGATGGCGATATATCGTTGCTGTAGCCGTACCTGGCTGATCATGACCTCCTCTCGATCTCCTCTAACTTTTTTAGAAACAAGATGTCCGCACGAAGAAGTTCGTTCTCAAGATCCATTTGCTGGATCCGGCGTTTCAGCTTCTCTTCTTCGCTTAGTTCGTCCTCTGGCTTCGTACGACCACGGCGGTCCACGAGCGCTTCTGCCCCGTTCGTGTCATACTTTTTGATCCAACCATAGACCTGGGCATAGGACACCTGAAATTGTTCCGCGGTCTGCTGGTAGTTGCGTCCATTCTCCAAACAATATTTCACGATCTCAAGGCGCTCTTCGAATGTAGTTTTTCTTCCTTTTGTCATAGCTCGATCCATCCCTTTTCTCGAATCTGTTAACTCGCTATGACTAGTATACTTCTTAATCCATTTACGAAGAACAGACCAATCACTGATCTGATACTTGGAGAGTACCTCCATTCTAGTGAACCCATCGAGATAGTCGCGGACGGCCGCGATTTTCAGTTCCTTGGTGTACAGTTTCCATGCCTTCGATTCCTTCAACGCATCGATCCCACCGGTATCGAATTTCACTTTCCACACCTGGAGGGTGTGCCTAGAGACGCCATGAGCCTCCATGATTTCTTTCCAAGTATATGTTTCTTCTTCCATCATGCGCAGCGCACTCAATTTTTGTTCGATCGTATGCCGACTTCTCGCCATAAAAAAACACTCCCCAATCAGATAAACAGATTTGTTATTTCGTCTGTCTACCTATTGGGGAGCATATCAATTATTGGAAGGATTATCTATTCATTTATACTAAATAAGAGTTTTTTGTCATTCGACAAACAAAACATCTAGTTAAACTGATTTAAAAAAAATGGATGACTAATCCTATATCTTAGTACTTTGAAACTTATTCATTTCAAATTAGAAGAATACAGATTAGTTAATTATCTTCCACCCAGTAGTCCATTCATATTTGAAGAAAATACTAGCATAATTGAGTTATCAAAATAATATTAATTGCATTAATATTATTTAAAAATTCACCTTATTATATCAGCTATATACCTTGTTCAATACTATTGGCTATTTTGATAATTACCATATAATTGACCACAAGCAGCGTCAATATCAATCCCAAATTGACTTCTAATTGTGACATGGATACCAGCAGACTTCAAAACTTTGTAAAAGGCTTCTACCTGCCCTTCGTTTGCTTCTCCATACATCTCAGGTGCACTTATTGTAGGATTGTATCGTATCAAATTTACATGATATAACTTCCCTGATTTATAGCGACTTTTAAGAAGGCTAACAACTTCGTTTGCATGCTCAAGAGAATCATTTACACCAGGCAACATGATATAAGCTATATATACTTTCCTTGAAGTTAATCTTATATGTTCATCGAGTATATTCATTACCTCATCTATTGGGTATCTATCATTTATTGGCATCAATTTGCTGCGTTCCTCACTATAAGGTGAGTGTAATGAAAATGTAAGATTTACTTGAGGATATTCCTGGGTTATTTTTTTGATACTAGGTATAATACCAATCGTTGATATAGAAAGTCTACGAGGACTTAATGCAAATAAATTAGGATCCGTAAACGAATCAAGAGCATCAAATACTTGACGGTTGGCTAGAGCTTCACCCATTCCCATAAAAGAAATGCTATCAATTTGATGACCTAATAAATGGAAGTATAAAACTTGATCTGTTATCTCATCTACAGTTAGGTTTTTTTTCAATCCAATGTTGCCTGTAGCACAAAATTTACACCCAAAATTACATCCGCATTGTGATGATATACAAAATGACTCCCAACCTGCTTTATACTTCATGTTTACCGTTTCTACTCTCTTATTCTTTGATACTTCAAAAAGCACTTTCGTAACTTGCTCTGAATTTTGCTCTGCTAAGAGCTTGATATTCAAAACTGTTTCTCCAAAATTATTTATTAAATCCTCCCTAAGTAATTTTGGAAGAACCTTCATATCCTCAAATCGACTAATTCTTTGTTTAAAAATCGCATTGGTTATTTGTTTTATTCTATAATCAGGCTCATTATTACTTCTTAAAAATTCCTGTATTTTACCATACTTTGTTTTATTATTAAAATTCATTTCTTTCATCCTTTCACAATTTGCTCTAGTGGTAATTAGAATAATTGGAAAGGAGTAGCAGTCCCTAAGAATCAATTTCTTTTTGCACACAAAAAAAACACAGATAAAAATTACCGGTGCCGAAAGTCAAAACATACAAATATGCATATTTCACTACATAAAACAAGTATGTTGATGATCTTGTTTTAAACTTATCCATAGTAGAGGCAAAGCTCCGGCAACTGTTTTTATATCATTGTTTAGTTTAAAAAAGGACAGACTACTCCCTTTAATAGCTAAAATAGCTATTACCTCCTTTCACTAATTAATATACTTAGCCTGTATTGTAACATTTTAATATTCAAATGTAAATATTAAAGTTAGCAACATAATGTGAACTGGTTCTGTTGCAAAGTTTTAAATAAAGAATAAAATCCCTTACGGTATCTATGATTTAAGCTGGGATTCCCAATAATACCTTGATTTCAGTACAGACCGAAAACCCGAAGAGAGTGCCTTCTTTTCGGGTTTTCTTATATAATCCTCGGATGGCTTCCATACCTTTAATCGTGGTAGAGGCAGTGCGTAAACTTCGATAGAATTTATTGCGTCTCTTTACTGGACGATGGTCTTGTTCAATCAAATTATTCAGGTATTTAATGGTACGATGTTCTGTCCCTTGATAAAAGCCGTATTCTTTTAGTTTCTTAAAGGCACTTGTAATAGAGGGGGCTTTATCTGTGACTACAACCTTCGGTTCATCAAACTGCTTCACTAACCGCTTAAGAAAAGCATAGGCTGCTTGTGTGTCCCGTTTTTTACGTAACCAAATATCCAAGGTTAAACCATCTGCATCGATGGCTCGATACAAATAATGCCATTTTCCTTTAATTTTGATGTACGTTTCATCCATTTTCCATGAATAAAAGGATTTTTTATTTTTCTTTTTCCAAATTTGATAGAGTCGTTTGCCATATTCTTGCACCCAACGATAAATCGTCGTATGAGAAACGTTAATGCCACGATCATATAAGATTTCTTGAACTTCACGATAGCTAAGGTTATAACGAAGATAGTAGCCCACGGCTACAATAATCACATCCTGCTGAAATTGCTTTCCTTTAAAATGATTCATCGTCATTCCTCCTGCTATCTTTTTCTATTATTCTACCTTATTTGATAGTAGATTTAAAACTTTGCAACAGAACCACTAAAACAATAAATATCATCCTGAAAACAGGTTTATTTATATTTTTTTTAAACCAACTAATGTAATTTTTTAACATAATGATCATCCCTCTTTTTAAATAAAAAATATTATCCAAAATCTATTTGGTCTAACATATTCTCTCGACTGGCTTGATCTAAACCGAGATAAGCTAAAGTCATTGCTTCGCTTGAATGGTTTAGTAAATGCATCACTAAACCAATATTATAGTTTGACTGCGTATAGACCCGATAAGCGCCTGTTTTACGCATGGTATGCGTTCCTAGATAGTTAATTCCTAAAAGATCACCAACTCGTGCCATAATCTTATAAAACTGTTTCTCGGTAATAGGACGAT harbors:
- the cfr gene encoding Cfr family 23S rRNA (adenine(2503)-C(8))-methyltransferase gives rise to the protein MNFNNKTKYGKIQEFLRSNNEPDYRIKQITNAIFKQRISRFEDMKVLPKLLREDLINNFGETVLNIKLLAEQNSEQVTKVLFEVSKNKRVETVNMKYKAGWESFCISSQCGCNFGCKFCATGNIGLKKNLTVDEITDQVLYFHLLGHQIDSISFMGMGEALANRQVFDALDSFTDPNLFALSPRRLSISTIGIIPSIKKITQEYPQVNLTFSLHSPYSEERSKLMPINDRYPIDEVMNILDEHIRLTSRKVYIAYIMLPGVNDSLEHANEVVSLLKSRYKSGKLYHVNLIRYNPTISAPEMYGEANEGQVEAFYKVLKSAGIHVTIRSQFGIDIDAACGQLYGNYQNSQ
- a CDS encoding CPBP family intramembrane metalloprotease, whose protein sequence is MLTTKKVSLGIIGSILILIFSQVSAELIETLLVLFKVPEFISIAISGIIYIFLTYFLLKQFVIKFFHRNLNDFGIGHFHVKWKWVIIGLLLPVVVTVIYLSIPGHFISTHKSTLETLAVISRGIFFTGFGAGFVEEMVFRGIIMTLVKEKWGMMISIVIPSLLFGLVHIIGMSFNLLSILLVMLAGTMVGVMFSLIAYESKTVWNNALVHSLWNSVIISGIFTISTKVDPYNISHYLLRTKSFLITGGQFGIESSLIALLGYSLVAYYAYSELKRS
- a CDS encoding IS6-like element IS1216 family transposase, which gives rise to MTMNHFKGKQFQQDVIIVAVGYYLRYNLSYREVQEILYDRGINVSHTTIYRWVQEYGKRLYQIWKKKNKKSFYSWKMDETYIKIKGKWHYLYRAIDADGLTLDIWLRKKRDTQAAYAFLKRLVKQFDEPKVVVTDKAPSITSAFKKLKEYGFYQGTEHRTIKYLNNLIEQDHRPVKRRNKFYRSLRTASTTIKGMEAIRGLYKKTRKEGTLFGFSVCTEIKVLLGIPA
- a CDS encoding IS6-like element ISTeha2 family transposase, with amino-acid sequence MNHFKGKQFQKDVIIISVGYYLRYNLSYRDVQEMLYDRGINVSHTTIYRWVQEYGKLIYQIWKKKNRQSFYSWKMDETYIKIKGKWHYLYRAIDSEGMTLDIWLRRKRNTQSAYAFFKRLYKQFGEPKVIVTDKAPSIASAFRKLQKQGLYSETEHRTVKYLNNLIEQDHRPVKRRNKLYQSLRTASTTIKGIEALRGIYKKNRRNGTLFGFSVSTEIKVLMGIPA